A region of Allocoleopsis franciscana PCC 7113 DNA encodes the following proteins:
- a CDS encoding PAS domain S-box protein, whose product MQRFLQAFFVSNPFIPHGHCYLWKPGLVGLHLISDVLIAIAYFSIPLTLIYFIRKRQDIPFNKIFLLFSAFIVACGTTHLMEVWTLWHPIYWLSGLLKAITAIVSLYTALMLVSLLPKALELPSLAATNQALQTEIVERQKSEAKSRAILATIPDLMFKTNAEGVYLEYFTPHRTGDLLPQTVDPIGRRMSELLPPDIAQRHIEHIQRAIATNELQTYEQQIQIGDRFQDEEVKVMKCGDDKVLFMFRDISDRKQAEKERERSQMLRLELHLLENILEISLAGYFDWDIPGDREYLSPTFKRMFGYDDDELPNTPQTWQSLILPEDLPGVLESFDQHVTSRGQIPYYNEVRYRHKNGSTIWVICSGRVIEWDRDGNPLRMIGCHIDITERKQIEKALKSSEARYRAILEDQTELIVRFLPDTTIVFVNEAYCRYFGIQREELIGKSYAPIIFEDDQETVAQAIQSMSAENPTVTIENRVIINGEIRWTQWINRMLFDELGQFVKLQSVGRDITELKKTEEALRISEEQLGNLSDRLALAIKSGAIGIWECHVGCHVPIWDDRMYELYGLQTSDFSGPLDEAWRKAVHPDDLAPVRAAVRLTWQGKKEFDTEFRVVHPDGTIRFLKAHALVQRNEQGEPQCMVGINYDITDRKQAEQALQELNTAMQNAVEGISRIDINGYYISMNRAYANLCGYEPEELIGQLWQQTVHSDDLPDMIAVYQQMLETGKVEAETRGVRKDGSIFYKQVTMITAYDQQGNVTGNHCFMKDISDRRYAEAQLRQTNVQLARATRLKDEFLANMSHELRTPLNSILGMSESFQEGVFGSINERQAKAIATIERSGKHLLELINDILDLSKIASGKLELEISNAPVKSLCESSLAFIRQMALKKNIRLNTRIPKTLGSIQVDERRLRQVLINLLSNAVKFTLEGGTVTLEVRLEAGEAEEATSPVSPSSPSSSPHLCFSIIDTGIGISPEDIGKLFQPFIQLDSRLNRQYTGTGLGLALVQQIMALHGGTVSVSSEVGQGSCFTVRLPYRTSDSTPATPITASCPSPKLASDNVQVLIIEDSIPATDQIIRYLSELGMQSIVYPRGEGAVGKVKRVQPALVILDLLLPNMSGWDVLAQLKTNPQTQKIPVIIISVMDERSKGLSQGAFEHLVKPITRAQFQATLEKLRYPAPAGSPSLIGVSTPAREKPLILVAEDNQANIDTMSDYLENRGYQLLLAKNGQEAINLAKSQRPDLILMDIQMPGMDGLEAIRRLRDEEQLTRLPIIALTALAMRHDREKCLSAGANEYLAKPVKLKQLTAMIQQLLKGNI is encoded by the coding sequence ATGCAGCGATTCCTTCAAGCATTCTTTGTTTCTAATCCCTTTATTCCTCACGGGCATTGCTATCTGTGGAAACCTGGACTAGTAGGACTTCATCTCATTTCTGATGTCCTGATTGCGATCGCCTACTTTTCCATTCCTCTCACACTCATCTACTTTATTCGCAAGCGGCAGGATATACCGTTCAATAAGATTTTTCTGCTGTTTAGCGCCTTTATTGTTGCCTGTGGCACCACTCATCTAATGGAAGTGTGGACACTTTGGCATCCTATCTACTGGCTATCTGGGTTGCTTAAAGCAATCACAGCTATTGTCTCACTCTATACCGCTTTAATGCTGGTCTCTCTTTTGCCCAAAGCGCTTGAGCTACCCAGTTTAGCGGCTACTAATCAGGCACTACAGACTGAAATTGTTGAGCGCCAGAAAAGTGAAGCCAAAAGCCGAGCCATATTGGCAACCATCCCCGACTTAATGTTCAAAACCAATGCTGAAGGTGTTTATCTAGAGTATTTTACTCCTCACCGAACAGGTGACCTTCTGCCTCAAACCGTCGATCCGATCGGTAGACGGATGTCAGAATTGTTACCACCAGATATTGCCCAGCGGCATATAGAACACATTCAGCGGGCGATTGCAACCAATGAACTGCAAACCTATGAACAACAGATTCAGATCGGGGATAGGTTTCAGGATGAGGAAGTTAAAGTGATGAAATGTGGGGATGACAAAGTCTTGTTTATGTTCCGCGATATTAGCGATCGCAAACAAGCCGAGAAAGAACGAGAGCGATCACAAATGCTGCGGCTTGAGTTACATCTATTGGAGAACATCCTGGAAATCTCCCTCGCTGGTTACTTCGACTGGGATATTCCGGGTGATCGGGAGTACTTAAGCCCAACCTTCAAGCGGATGTTTGGCTATGATGACGATGAATTGCCCAATACACCCCAGACGTGGCAAAGTCTGATTTTGCCAGAGGATTTGCCGGGGGTTCTTGAAAGCTTCGACCAACATGTCACAAGTCGTGGACAGATACCCTATTACAACGAGGTGAGATATCGACATAAGAATGGTTCTACCATTTGGGTCATCTGTTCGGGTCGCGTTATTGAGTGGGATAGGGACGGTAACCCACTCCGGATGATTGGTTGCCACATTGATATTACCGAACGTAAACAAATAGAAAAAGCCCTGAAAAGCAGTGAAGCTCGTTACCGTGCCATTCTTGAAGATCAAACAGAACTGATTGTTCGGTTTTTGCCAGATACCACCATTGTGTTTGTAAATGAAGCATACTGCCGCTACTTTGGGATACAGCGAGAGGAGTTGATTGGCAAGAGCTATGCACCCATAATCTTTGAAGACGATCAGGAAACTGTTGCTCAAGCAATACAATCCATGAGTGCCGAAAATCCTACCGTCACCATCGAAAATCGGGTCATCATCAATGGTGAAATTCGCTGGACTCAGTGGATTAACCGCATGTTATTTGACGAACTGGGGCAGTTTGTGAAGTTGCAATCTGTTGGGCGAGATATCACCGAACTCAAGAAAACTGAAGAAGCTCTGCGAATCAGTGAGGAACAACTGGGGAACCTCTCAGATCGGCTGGCACTGGCGATCAAGTCAGGCGCGATCGGCATTTGGGAATGTCATGTTGGCTGTCATGTACCGATCTGGGATGACCGCATGTATGAATTGTACGGACTGCAAACCTCTGACTTCAGCGGCCCCCTCGACGAGGCATGGAGAAAAGCAGTCCATCCAGACGATCTGGCTCCAGTTAGAGCTGCTGTTCGTCTTACATGGCAAGGCAAGAAGGAATTTGATACAGAATTTCGCGTCGTTCATCCAGATGGCACCATCCGTTTTCTCAAAGCTCACGCTCTCGTTCAGCGCAATGAGCAGGGGGAACCGCAATGCATGGTGGGCATCAACTATGACATTACGGATCGCAAGCAAGCCGAACAGGCTTTGCAAGAACTCAATACGGCGATGCAGAATGCTGTTGAAGGTATTTCTCGTATCGATATCAATGGATACTATATATCTATGAACCGGGCATACGCCAATCTGTGTGGTTACGAACCGGAAGAACTGATTGGGCAACTGTGGCAGCAAACCGTACATTCAGACGATCTCCCCGATATGATCGCGGTTTATCAACAAATGCTGGAAACAGGCAAAGTTGAGGCAGAAACCAGAGGCGTTCGCAAAGACGGTTCCATTTTCTACAAACAAGTGACGATGATTACGGCTTACGATCAGCAGGGCAATGTCACAGGAAATCATTGTTTCATGAAAGACATTAGCGATCGCAGATACGCAGAAGCCCAACTGCGGCAAACCAACGTCCAACTTGCCCGCGCCACCCGCCTCAAAGATGAATTTCTGGCGAATATGAGCCATGAACTGAGAACTCCCCTCAATTCCATTCTGGGTATGTCTGAAAGTTTTCAGGAAGGCGTATTCGGTTCTATCAATGAGCGGCAGGCCAAGGCAATTGCTACTATCGAGCGCAGTGGCAAGCATCTGCTCGAGCTGATCAACGACATCTTAGACTTATCTAAAATCGCATCCGGCAAACTGGAACTGGAAATCAGCAATGCTCCCGTCAAGAGTTTGTGTGAGTCTAGTCTGGCCTTTATCAGACAGATGGCACTCAAGAAAAACATTCGCCTGAATACCCGCATTCCCAAAACCCTTGGCAGCATCCAAGTCGATGAGCGCCGCCTGCGTCAGGTGCTGATTAACCTACTCAGCAACGCCGTCAAGTTCACCCTGGAAGGGGGTACTGTGACGCTAGAAGTCCGGCTTGAAGCTGGGGAAGCTGAAGAAGCAACTTCTCCTGTGTCCCCCTCATCTCCCTCATCCTCCCCGCACCTCTGCTTTTCCATCATTGATACCGGCATCGGTATTTCCCCTGAAGACATTGGTAAGCTATTTCAGCCCTTTATCCAACTTGACAGTCGCCTCAACCGCCAATACACCGGGACGGGTTTAGGTCTAGCACTAGTACAGCAGATTATGGCTCTGCATGGAGGAACAGTCTCGGTGAGCAGTGAAGTAGGACAGGGCAGTTGTTTTACCGTCCGCCTTCCCTACCGTACCAGCGATAGTACGCCAGCGACGCCGATCACAGCTTCATGTCCCTCCCCTAAATTAGCCAGCGATAATGTTCAAGTTCTAATTATCGAAGACTCAATTCCCGCCACAGATCAAATTATCCGCTACCTCAGCGAACTGGGTATGCAATCTATTGTCTATCCACGCGGTGAAGGAGCAGTAGGAAAAGTAAAGCGGGTTCAGCCTGCTCTAGTCATTCTAGACCTGCTACTGCCGAATATGTCAGGGTGGGATGTACTCGCTCAACTCAAAACCAATCCACAAACCCAAAAAATTCCCGTTATCATCATTTCAGTGATGGACGAGCGCAGTAAAGGACTGAGTCAAGGAGCGTTTGAACATCTGGTTAAACCGATTACTCGCGCTCAATTTCAGGCAACTTTAGAGAAATTGCGATATCCTGCTCCTGCCGGATCACCGAGTTTGATAGGAGTATCGACCCCTGCACGGGAGAAGCCTCTAATTCTGGTAGCAGAAGATAATCAGGCAAACATTGATACAATGTCCGACTATCTGGAAAACCGAGGCTATCAACTCCTGCTCGCCAAAAATGGACAAGAAGCGATCAACTTAGCCAAAAGCCAACGACCCGATCTAATTTTGATGGATATTCAAATGCCAGGAATGGATGGTCTGGAAGCGATACGCCGCCTCCGTGATGAAGAGCAGCTTACTCGCTTGCCCATTATTGCCTTAACAGCACTAGCAATGCGGCATGATCGAGAAAAATGCCTAAGCGCTGGTGCGAATGAATATTTGGCTAAACCTGTAAAACTAAAACAACTGACAGCAATGATACAACAACTTTTAAAAGGTAATATCTAG
- a CDS encoding pentapeptide repeat-containing protein — protein sequence MGNEPMDANELLSRYAAGERDFRDAELPGADLSGANLSEADLREANLSGANLSGADLIGSSLTDANLSDADLRDANLIGAKLSVAILSNVNLVGANLSGAELSGANLNEAMLGAANLIGAILIRAKLHAANLNGANLSISNLIGANLSGANLIGANLSGANLIEANLNGANLNGARLYRANLAHAKLNGANLSNADFSDANLAKTDLTDANLENANLEGTILNVAISSEPSTVS from the coding sequence ATGGGGAATGAACCTATGGATGCCAACGAACTTCTGTCCCGTTATGCCGCAGGAGAAAGAGACTTTCGGGACGCCGAGCTACCTGGTGCAGATCTCAGTGGTGCTAACCTGAGTGAAGCCGACCTACGAGAAGCCAACCTCAGTGGTGCCAACCTTAGCGGTGCAGACTTAATTGGTTCCAGCCTCACTGATGCCAACTTAAGTGATGCAGATTTAAGGGATGCCAACCTGATTGGTGCCAAACTCAGTGTTGCCATCTTGAGTAATGTCAATTTAGTGGGTGCCAACCTCAGTGGTGCTGAACTCAGTGGTGCCAACCTGAATGAGGCAATGTTAGGGGCTGCCAACCTGATTGGTGCCATTTTGATTCGAGCCAAGCTACATGCAGCCAACTTAAACGGTGCCAATTTGAGCATTTCCAACTTAATTGGTGCCAACCTCAGTGGTGCCAACTTGATTGGTGCCAACCTCAGTGGTGCCAACTTGATAGAGGCCAACCTGAACGGGGCTAACTTAAATGGCGCTCGGTTGTATCGAGCCAACCTGGCACATGCCAAGTTAAATGGGGCTAACTTAAGTAATGCCGATTTCAGTGATGCCAATTTAGCTAAGACTGACTTGACTGATGCTAATTTGGAGAACGCCAATCTGGAAGGAACTATCCTGAATGTGGCGATAAGTTCCGAACCCAGTACCGTGAGTTAA
- a CDS encoding hybrid sensor histidine kinase/response regulator, protein MDIQPSILVIDDEVDNFDVIEALLDSENYQLHYASSGQQALARLNNFQPDVILLDVMMPELDGMEVCRRIKANPQWKVVPIIMVTALTAKEDLALCLAAGADDFISKPVNGIELRARVHSMLRIKQQYDNVQALLILREDMVNSLVHDLRNPLTSIVLSTDSLQLFGVLSEKQERKVGQIANNARKLQSLIDNLLIMAKLESGKMVLNYKELDLDELCQSAIAEFESIAAKKDVALVSELPKSVREAGQSSAAINLRSSPSRLVQVDTAIFRRVLDNLLSNAIKFSPSNSQVVLKTTYLGVGGAKVQVIDSGPGVPNHLRESIFEKYEIGTPMPGLSQLGLGLAFCKMAIEAHHGSITVENSHPQGAIFTVFIPFNSR, encoded by the coding sequence ATGGACATTCAACCCTCTATCTTAGTCATTGATGATGAAGTGGATAACTTCGATGTGATTGAAGCTCTGCTGGATAGTGAAAACTATCAGTTACATTATGCTTCTAGTGGTCAACAAGCTCTTGCGCGACTCAATAATTTTCAGCCTGATGTAATTTTGCTGGATGTAATGATGCCAGAACTCGATGGCATGGAAGTCTGTCGGCGCATCAAAGCGAACCCACAATGGAAAGTCGTTCCTATCATTATGGTGACGGCACTAACAGCAAAGGAAGACCTCGCTCTGTGTTTAGCGGCAGGCGCAGATGACTTTATTAGTAAGCCCGTCAATGGCATCGAATTACGAGCTAGAGTTCATTCCATGTTGCGGATAAAGCAGCAGTATGACAACGTACAAGCCCTGCTAATCCTGCGGGAGGATATGGTTAACTCACTGGTGCATGACCTACGAAACCCCCTCACCAGTATTGTCCTATCTACTGATAGTCTGCAACTCTTTGGTGTGTTATCTGAAAAGCAAGAACGAAAGGTCGGTCAAATTGCGAACAATGCCCGAAAACTACAATCGTTAATTGATAATCTGCTGATAATGGCAAAGCTAGAATCCGGTAAAATGGTTCTCAATTACAAAGAATTAGATCTGGATGAACTTTGTCAGTCCGCCATAGCAGAGTTTGAGTCAATTGCTGCTAAAAAGGATGTGGCTCTTGTCAGTGAATTGCCCAAAAGCGTGAGGGAAGCGGGACAAAGTTCAGCGGCAATAAACTTAAGATCGTCACCGAGTAGACTGGTTCAAGTAGATACCGCTATTTTTCGTCGAGTACTAGACAATTTACTCTCTAATGCCATTAAATTCTCGCCATCAAACAGTCAAGTGGTTCTCAAAACTACATATTTAGGAGTAGGAGGAGCCAAAGTTCAAGTGATCGATTCTGGGCCGGGAGTTCCTAATCACTTAAGGGAAAGTATTTTTGAGAAGTATGAGATTGGGACTCCGATGCCAGGGCTTTCACAACTAGGTTTAGGATTAGCGTTCTGTAAAATGGCAATCGAAGCCCATCACGGCAGCATTACTGTTGAAAATAGTCATCCACAAGGCGCTATATTTACAGTATTTATTCCATTCAATTCGAGGTAA
- the mnmH gene encoding tRNA 2-selenouridine(34) synthase MnmH, giving the protein MMRSPNYTEQPWTETYSEIIDVRSESEFAEDHIPGAINRPVLNDAERAKVGTIYKQVCSFEARKVGASLVAQNIARHLDDHFATKAKDYHPLVYCWRGGQRSNSMALVLSQIGWQVTVLQGGYKTYRTYVRDQLEQLPQQLTYQVLCGLTGSGKTHILHQLAQRGVQVLDLEGLANHRGSLLGQQWEGKLSPQPSQKSFESQLVQKLQSFDVSKPVWVEAESNKIGQVYLPPSLWQQMKQANCIEVQFPQATRIEWLLQEYPHLINHPDLLKQKLKWLKSRYGRDKINEWYSLIDAAQWHTLVGDLLNYHYDPAYQRSLGQCYVHVERQLQIPDLSQASINGLLDTLGV; this is encoded by the coding sequence ATGATGCGATCGCCTAACTATACCGAGCAACCTTGGACAGAAACTTACAGCGAGATTATTGATGTTCGCAGTGAAAGTGAGTTTGCCGAAGATCATATCCCTGGTGCCATTAACCGACCTGTTCTGAATGATGCGGAACGTGCCAAAGTCGGCACAATTTACAAACAAGTCTGCTCCTTTGAGGCTCGCAAAGTCGGTGCCTCCCTAGTGGCGCAAAATATTGCTCGGCATCTGGATGACCACTTTGCCACCAAAGCGAAAGACTACCATCCCCTCGTCTACTGCTGGCGTGGGGGTCAGCGCTCCAACAGTATGGCATTGGTCTTGAGTCAAATTGGTTGGCAGGTTACAGTCCTTCAAGGAGGATACAAAACTTACCGAACTTATGTGCGTGATCAACTAGAACAGTTACCACAACAATTGACTTACCAGGTCTTATGTGGACTCACGGGTAGTGGTAAAACCCATATCCTACACCAGTTAGCCCAGCGAGGTGTTCAGGTGCTGGATTTGGAAGGTTTAGCCAATCATCGTGGTTCCCTCCTCGGTCAACAGTGGGAAGGGAAGCTTTCACCTCAACCCTCGCAAAAATCCTTTGAATCGCAGCTCGTTCAAAAATTGCAAAGCTTTGATGTAAGCAAACCTGTGTGGGTGGAAGCTGAAAGTAACAAAATTGGACAAGTTTATTTACCCCCATCCCTTTGGCAACAAATGAAGCAGGCGAACTGTATTGAAGTTCAGTTCCCACAAGCCACCAGAATCGAATGGCTGTTGCAGGAATATCCTCACTTAATCAACCATCCCGACCTGCTCAAACAAAAACTCAAGTGGCTGAAATCTCGATATGGTCGAGACAAAATCAACGAGTGGTATAGCCTCATCGACGCGGCTCAGTGGCACACTTTAGTCGGCGATTTACTGAACTATCACTATGACCCCGCTTACCAGCGATCGCTCGGTCAATGCTATGTCCATGTAGAACGCCAGTTGCAGATACCTGATTTATCCCAGGCTAGTATTAACGGCTTGCTGGATACTTTGGGCGTTTGA
- a CDS encoding iron uptake porin translates to MFRFIWSAWTASPVVLGASFLVANSTFAAQNHNRESVFVGVEEPTFTALTPLEMSLPEDLANQTLDEPQLSSESVTAESMSEDVELVNDDSPDPSADDSMGQITNVTQLSDVSPEDWAYEALRSLVERYGCIAGYPDGTFRGNRPMTRYEFAAGLNACLQQFERLIASSTSVLVRREDLEILQRIVQEFKTELASLGTRIDTLEGRVAVLEDHQFSTTTKLTGSADIGLIDAWGDKKAVPSGQEPTEDLNVNTFAPGRVGLNFDSSFTGKDLLRVKLEAGNFTPLDASVTGTDMTLYDFDTRTGPTGNDIVLGSLSYRFLIGDRMEAFIAAQGLGSPDIAPQLNPAGGGLSRFGQRNPIYRLSDGAGVGLNVRLSEALLATFTYLGSPGNFSSPTLERGIFEGQFGALAQLSFSPTKSFDIAFTYVRYYSPQPGEGTNITGNTGSGFAQTPFGDDIATSANAYGIEAQYRFTPRFAIGGWVGLTTAQAETGGALVNGSLVNKGDEAEIWNYAIAMAFRDFGKEGNALGFIFGMPPRARGNDVISRRDLNTSYRVESFFRYKLTNNIFLTPSFFVILNPEHNNANDSIFVGTLLTTFSF, encoded by the coding sequence ATGTTCAGATTTATCTGGAGCGCTTGGACGGCGAGTCCAGTTGTTTTGGGTGCTTCCTTTTTGGTGGCAAATAGTACTTTTGCGGCTCAAAATCATAATAGAGAATCTGTTTTTGTAGGAGTTGAGGAACCCACCTTCACGGCTTTAACACCTTTAGAGATGAGTCTCCCTGAAGATTTGGCAAACCAAACTCTGGATGAACCACAGTTATCCTCAGAATCGGTAACCGCTGAATCAATGTCTGAGGATGTAGAACTCGTCAACGACGATAGTCCTGATCCGAGTGCGGATGACTCGATGGGACAAATTACGAATGTTACCCAACTCAGCGATGTCTCACCCGAAGACTGGGCTTATGAAGCCTTGCGATCGCTAGTGGAACGTTACGGCTGTATTGCAGGATATCCTGACGGCACCTTCCGGGGCAATCGCCCCATGACACGCTATGAGTTTGCGGCTGGCTTGAATGCTTGTTTGCAACAATTTGAGCGTTTGATTGCTTCTTCGACGAGTGTGTTAGTTCGGCGAGAGGACTTAGAAATTCTGCAACGCATCGTTCAGGAATTTAAAACCGAACTCGCTTCTTTGGGTACACGAATCGATACCCTAGAAGGTCGTGTTGCCGTTCTGGAAGACCATCAGTTTTCCACCACAACCAAGCTAACGGGGTCAGCAGACATTGGTTTAATTGACGCTTGGGGTGACAAAAAGGCTGTCCCTTCTGGACAAGAACCCACTGAAGATTTAAATGTCAACACCTTCGCCCCAGGTCGGGTGGGTTTGAATTTTGACAGCAGTTTCACGGGGAAAGACCTACTGCGCGTCAAGTTGGAAGCGGGAAACTTCACGCCCTTGGATGCCTCAGTCACGGGTACAGACATGACCTTGTATGACTTTGATACCCGTACTGGCCCGACGGGCAACGATATTGTTCTGGGTTCGTTGTCCTACCGTTTCCTGATCGGCGATCGCATGGAAGCCTTCATTGCTGCCCAAGGGTTAGGGTCTCCTGACATTGCTCCCCAATTGAATCCGGCTGGAGGGGGTCTTTCCCGGTTTGGGCAACGCAACCCCATTTATCGCCTCAGTGATGGTGCAGGTGTGGGACTGAATGTTCGATTGAGCGAAGCACTTTTAGCCACGTTTACTTATTTAGGGAGTCCAGGAAATTTCTCTAGTCCAACCTTAGAGAGGGGCATCTTTGAAGGTCAATTTGGAGCCTTAGCTCAGCTATCTTTCTCTCCCACCAAGAGTTTTGATATTGCTTTTACTTACGTGCGTTATTACTCACCTCAACCGGGAGAGGGAACGAATATCACCGGGAATACCGGCAGTGGCTTTGCTCAAACGCCCTTTGGGGATGATATCGCAACTTCAGCCAATGCTTATGGCATCGAAGCCCAATATCGATTTACTCCTCGTTTTGCTATTGGAGGTTGGGTCGGTCTAACCACGGCGCAAGCAGAAACAGGGGGGGCACTGGTGAATGGTTCGTTGGTCAACAAAGGAGATGAGGCAGAGATTTGGAACTATGCCATAGCGATGGCGTTTCGAGACTTTGGCAAAGAAGGCAATGCCTTGGGCTTTATTTTCGGAATGCCGCCGAGGGCGCGTGGGAATGATGTGATCAGCCGTAGAGATTTGAATACCTCTTATCGTGTAGAAAGTTTCTTTCGTTACAAGCTAACCAACAACATTTTTCTCACTCCCAGTTTCTTTGTCATTCTCAATCCCGAACACAACAATGCCAATGATTCAATTTTTGTAGGAACATTGCTAACGACATTCAGCTTTTAG
- a CDS encoding adenylate/guanylate cyclase domain-containing protein encodes MPYLIYDPETPNESIQELCLGTNTIGRDEDSRIFVQDQSLSRYHAEIAIGYHQAFITDLHSRNGTFVNEIQIDHCELKDGDSIRFGKVVCQFVERLRSDQQGCLGEEDSTISIVKQVSPQPSVTAIQHLLDEDGVSGSVIRLQQQDTTQRAVDKLKILLEVSKQLSTPEELERLLNKILGLLLEIMKVDRVAILLVNEYTGCLEHKAVKLQPRIPPDEQFYSRRITNLVRHSGEAILITDACIDQRFSDSDSILGQKIHASMCVPLKPREEVIGVLYVDNLSLSNIYLDEDLEFLTALANQSAIAIDNSRLYKKIQEEAVIRDKLERFFPQSVSKKLREEGNLEIVETEVTALFADISDFTKMSSLMEPHQVIEMLNEYFKVMVEEIVFPYEGTLEKYIGDALLAIWGAPYRKEDDAQRAVRAAIEMQWAVCRLNEDWLNRRNLQIQIHIGINTGKVAAGNIGSERLIQYAAIGDTTNVTSRICSVAQAGEILISQSTFDKIRDWELPLEQLDLISVKGKDQPLQLYRLLWENWP; translated from the coding sequence GTGCCTTATCTGATCTACGATCCTGAGACTCCTAACGAAAGCATTCAAGAATTATGCCTGGGTACAAACACCATCGGACGCGATGAGGACAGCCGTATCTTTGTCCAAGATCAGAGTCTTTCTCGTTACCATGCAGAGATTGCGATCGGCTACCATCAGGCGTTTATTACCGATCTGCACAGTCGCAACGGTACCTTTGTCAACGAGATTCAAATTGACCATTGCGAACTCAAGGATGGGGACAGCATTCGTTTTGGGAAGGTGGTTTGCCAATTTGTTGAGCGACTTAGAAGCGATCAACAAGGGTGTTTGGGAGAGGAAGACTCGACGATCTCTATTGTTAAACAAGTTTCGCCCCAACCCAGCGTTACAGCGATCCAACACTTACTCGATGAGGATGGAGTCAGTGGCTCAGTCATTCGCCTACAACAGCAGGATACAACGCAGCGGGCCGTCGATAAGTTGAAAATTTTGCTAGAAGTGAGTAAACAGCTTTCCACTCCTGAAGAACTTGAGCGACTGCTCAATAAAATTCTCGGCCTCCTGCTGGAAATTATGAAGGTCGATCGAGTAGCAATCCTCCTCGTCAATGAGTATACCGGATGTCTTGAACACAAAGCTGTCAAATTACAGCCGCGTATTCCACCGGATGAGCAGTTTTATAGCCGCAGAATTACTAATTTGGTACGCCACAGTGGAGAGGCTATCTTAATCACGGATGCCTGTATTGATCAGCGATTTAGTGACTCGGACTCAATTCTGGGACAAAAGATTCATGCATCGATGTGCGTACCCCTAAAACCGAGGGAAGAAGTAATTGGGGTGTTATATGTAGATAATTTATCGTTGTCCAATATTTATTTAGACGAAGATTTGGAATTTTTGACGGCTCTTGCCAACCAATCTGCGATCGCGATTGATAATTCCCGTCTCTACAAAAAGATCCAAGAAGAAGCTGTCATCCGTGATAAATTAGAACGCTTTTTTCCTCAAAGTGTCAGTAAAAAACTGAGGGAAGAAGGCAATTTAGAGATTGTGGAAACAGAAGTAACAGCCCTATTTGCTGATATTAGTGACTTCACAAAAATGTCTTCCCTGATGGAACCGCATCAAGTCATTGAGATGCTCAATGAGTACTTTAAAGTTATGGTAGAGGAGATTGTGTTTCCCTATGAAGGCACGCTCGAAAAATATATAGGGGATGCCTTACTCGCGATTTGGGGTGCGCCTTATCGCAAAGAAGATGATGCACAACGAGCTGTTCGAGCCGCCATTGAGATGCAATGGGCGGTTTGCCGTCTGAATGAGGACTGGCTCAATCGGCGCAACTTACAAATTCAAATTCATATTGGCATCAATACAGGAAAAGTGGCAGCCGGAAATATTGGCTCAGAACGATTGATTCAATATGCAGCGATCGGGGATACGACGAATGTAACGAGTCGAATTTGTAGTGTGGCTCAAGCGGGCGAAATTCTAATTTCTCAAAGTACATTTGACAAAATTAGAGATTGGGAATTGCCTCTTGAACAACTCGATCTGATTTCGGTAAAAGGTAAAGATCAGCCCTTACAACTTTATCGCCTCCTCTGGGAAAATTGGCCATGA